One Cellulosimicrobium protaetiae genomic region harbors:
- a CDS encoding PadR family transcriptional regulator has translation MRIDKDLVAASATPLVLGILADGESYGYAILKRVDELSGGRMQWTDGMLYPLLHRLERLGFVEASWGTSDVGRRRKHYAITPAGREALVERQAQWDVVAHALHQVWRTAQDGLLTPPRVAEGWA, from the coding sequence ATGCGTATCGACAAGGACCTCGTGGCCGCGTCGGCCACCCCGCTCGTGCTCGGGATCCTCGCCGACGGCGAGTCGTACGGGTACGCGATCCTCAAGCGCGTCGACGAGCTCTCGGGCGGTCGCATGCAGTGGACCGACGGCATGCTGTACCCGCTGCTGCACCGGCTGGAGCGGCTCGGGTTCGTCGAGGCGTCGTGGGGCACGTCCGACGTCGGGCGGCGCCGCAAGCACTACGCGATCACCCCGGCCGGACGCGAGGCGCTCGTCGAGCGCCAGGCGCAGTGGGACGTCGTCGCGCACGCGCTCCACCAGGTCTGGCGCACGGCGCAGGACGGGCTGCTGACCCCGCCGCGCGTCGCGGAGGGGTGGGCCTGA
- a CDS encoding helix-turn-helix transcriptional regulator — translation MRELVGRAAERRALHDALTSARAGGVRVVLHGEPGIGKTSLLDDLVATARAEGVLALRCVGVPSETHVPYAALHQLLQPLLTEPAPDARTALVRRVVGAVATRDDPTGPAPEPVAVALATLDLLRERAAATPLLLGVEDVQWLDASSALVLAFVARRIDDDPVLLACSSREPLHPPLDDVLFLPVDLAPLDEDAAAVLARHAAPDLHPVLRDRLLTEAQGNPLAIVELARAWRRLPDGALVTSPVPVTARVEAAFAARVDGLPADCRTLLLLAALHPVDGRTGELVAAARALGHDVRDTLALTPAVDAGLVAVAPHAVTFRHPLVRAAVHSRAGTAARRDAHAALAGVTTDVDRAAWHRAWAATAPDETVAGALESSADRARRRGAVLESVATLELAAAHTPDPAVRGRRLVRAAFHASDVGHDAALARLLDEADVLPLAESDRARATWLRYRPQDAVGDFERMSRLVEVLGDLHAAGQAEAALDSLAPAADIAFWRGVEPRCRDLFCGAVERLTSTPDPRLLAALALTAPVSRSQTVRLGVAALGAGSITDAEALALAGRAASVVGDVGGGTALLGRAIRPLHTQGRLGLLTASLVTYAWNCWHLGRWADAAVAAEEVRDVGRARERPLVSAVLVESLLLAVRGDGDEALRAWGSTQDAVAATGSPTLTAVATCARATALLVLDRVDEAYEALRPGFEDVDHDRRPESVASLHHGILPLYADAARRAGREAAARAAVEPLRATLRQHGSPLLAASVSYADAVLAPEDDAEPLLRAAGDDLAGWPFLRARARLAHGRWLRRQRRVAESRAVLRAARDGFDALGAVPWSQAARQELRAAGESVAGSTASSLALLTAQEREIVALAAQGLTNREIGNRLYLSPRTVGSHLYHVFPKLGVASRSELARALDDGRGGGAGAG, via the coding sequence GTGCGGGAGCTCGTCGGGAGGGCGGCGGAACGTCGGGCGTTGCACGACGCCCTGACCTCGGCGCGCGCGGGCGGCGTCCGCGTCGTGCTCCACGGCGAGCCCGGGATCGGCAAGACGTCCCTCCTCGACGACCTGGTCGCGACCGCGCGGGCCGAGGGGGTGCTCGCACTACGGTGCGTGGGCGTGCCGTCCGAGACGCACGTCCCCTACGCGGCGCTGCACCAGCTCCTCCAGCCCCTCCTCACCGAGCCCGCGCCCGACGCGCGCACCGCGCTCGTGCGGCGCGTCGTCGGGGCCGTCGCCACGCGCGACGACCCGACCGGTCCCGCGCCCGAGCCGGTCGCCGTCGCGCTCGCCACGCTGGACCTGCTGCGCGAGCGAGCCGCGGCGACCCCGCTGCTGCTCGGCGTCGAGGACGTCCAGTGGCTCGACGCGTCGAGCGCGCTCGTGCTCGCGTTCGTCGCCCGCCGGATCGACGACGACCCGGTGCTGCTCGCCTGCTCGAGTCGCGAGCCGCTGCACCCGCCGCTCGACGACGTCCTGTTCCTCCCCGTGGACCTCGCGCCGCTCGACGAGGACGCCGCAGCGGTGCTCGCGCGCCACGCCGCCCCCGACCTCCACCCCGTCCTGCGCGACCGGCTCCTGACCGAGGCGCAGGGCAACCCGCTCGCGATCGTCGAGCTCGCGCGGGCCTGGCGCCGGCTGCCCGACGGCGCACTGGTCACCTCCCCCGTGCCCGTCACCGCGCGGGTCGAGGCGGCGTTCGCCGCGCGGGTCGACGGCCTGCCCGCCGACTGTCGCACCCTGCTCCTGCTCGCGGCCCTCCACCCGGTCGACGGGCGGACGGGCGAGCTCGTCGCCGCGGCCCGCGCGCTCGGGCACGACGTCCGGGACACGCTCGCCCTCACGCCCGCCGTCGACGCCGGGCTCGTCGCCGTCGCGCCGCACGCCGTCACGTTCCGCCACCCCCTCGTCCGCGCCGCCGTCCACAGCCGGGCCGGGACGGCCGCGCGACGCGACGCCCACGCCGCCCTGGCGGGAGTGACGACCGATGTCGACCGCGCGGCCTGGCACCGCGCCTGGGCCGCGACCGCTCCCGACGAGACGGTCGCCGGGGCGCTCGAGTCGAGCGCCGACCGCGCGCGACGGCGCGGTGCCGTCCTCGAGTCGGTCGCGACGCTCGAGCTCGCCGCGGCGCACACACCCGACCCCGCCGTCCGTGGGCGGCGCCTGGTGCGTGCCGCCTTCCACGCGTCCGACGTGGGGCACGACGCCGCCCTCGCCCGCCTGCTCGACGAGGCGGACGTCCTCCCGCTCGCGGAGTCCGACCGTGCCCGGGCGACCTGGCTGCGGTACCGGCCTCAGGACGCCGTCGGCGACTTCGAGCGGATGTCGCGGCTCGTCGAGGTGCTGGGCGACCTCCACGCCGCGGGCCAGGCCGAGGCCGCGCTCGACTCGCTCGCACCGGCGGCGGACATCGCCTTCTGGCGCGGTGTCGAGCCGCGGTGCCGCGACCTGTTCTGCGGCGCCGTCGAGCGCCTCACGTCCACCCCCGACCCCCGTCTGCTCGCGGCGCTCGCGCTGACCGCGCCGGTGTCGCGCTCGCAGACCGTCCGCCTCGGCGTCGCCGCGCTCGGCGCGGGGTCGATCACGGACGCCGAGGCGCTCGCCCTCGCCGGACGCGCGGCCTCGGTGGTCGGCGACGTCGGGGGCGGCACGGCGCTGCTCGGGAGGGCGATCCGGCCGCTGCACACCCAGGGCCGTCTCGGTCTGCTCACGGCCAGCCTCGTGACCTATGCCTGGAACTGCTGGCACCTGGGGCGCTGGGCCGACGCCGCCGTGGCGGCCGAGGAGGTCCGCGACGTCGGACGCGCCCGCGAGCGCCCCCTCGTCTCGGCCGTCCTCGTCGAGTCGCTGCTCCTCGCCGTGCGCGGCGACGGCGACGAGGCGCTCCGGGCCTGGGGGAGCACGCAGGACGCCGTCGCCGCCACGGGGTCGCCCACGCTCACGGCGGTCGCGACGTGCGCCCGCGCCACGGCCCTGCTCGTGCTCGACCGGGTCGACGAGGCGTACGAGGCGCTGCGGCCCGGCTTCGAGGACGTCGACCACGACCGGCGCCCGGAGTCGGTCGCGAGCCTGCACCACGGCATCCTGCCCCTGTACGCCGACGCCGCCCGGCGCGCGGGCCGCGAGGCGGCCGCCCGCGCCGCCGTCGAGCCGCTGCGCGCCACCCTGCGGCAACACGGGTCGCCGCTGCTCGCCGCGTCGGTCTCCTACGCCGACGCCGTGCTCGCCCCGGAGGACGACGCCGAGCCTCTCCTGCGCGCTGCGGGCGACGATCTCGCGGGCTGGCCGTTCCTGCGAGCCCGGGCGCGGCTCGCGCACGGCCGGTGGCTGCGGCGGCAGCGCCGGGTCGCCGAGTCGCGCGCCGTCCTGCGGGCGGCGCGCGACGGCTTCGACGCGCTCGGCGCGGTCCCGTGGTCGCAGGCGGCGCGCCAGGAGCTCCGGGCCGCGGGGGAGTCGGTGGCCGGGTCGACCGCGTCGTCGCTCGCGCTGCTCACCGCCCAGGAGCGCGAGATCGTCGCGCTCGCGGCGCAGGGACTCACCAACCGGGAGATCGGCAACCGGCTCTACCTGTCACCCCGGACGGTCGGGTCGCACCTGTACCACGTGTTCCCCAAGCTGGGCGTCGCGTCGCGGTCCGAGCTCGCCCGTGCGCTGGACGACGGGAGGGGAGGCGGCGCCGGAGCCGGGTGA
- a CDS encoding glycosyltransferase, which translates to MPRTYLFALTDGGGTVPPEVGAVRRLVERGHRVRVLAEDSMAPEVRATGATLVPWATAPNRPDRDPAHDPLKDWEASSLLAQARDMGDRMIAGPAPDYAHDVLGAVDAEQPDLVVTSVFAFGAMVAAQSRGIPFDVLIPNVYALPTPGRTPFGAGLKPARGPFGRVRDRAMTGLSTRVFDRFTRDRLNALRADLGLDPLARSWEQMSAARRQLVMTSPAFDLPGPLPANARYVGPVLDDPAWADDVPWAAPPGDDPLVLVALSSTFQDQAALLRRIVAALATLPVRGVVTTGQGLAPDAVPGAANVTVVASAPHHVVLRDAALVVTHGGHGTLLKAFAAGCPVVVLPHGRDQGDNAVRVTLRGAGVALSRKASDEKVARAVRQVLDDPAYRRRAAALGDAVRRDAEHSTLVAELEDLAP; encoded by the coding sequence ATGCCTCGCACGTACCTCTTCGCCCTGACCGACGGCGGCGGGACGGTCCCGCCCGAGGTGGGGGCCGTGCGTCGGCTCGTGGAGCGCGGGCACCGCGTCCGCGTGCTGGCCGAGGACTCGATGGCGCCCGAGGTGCGAGCGACGGGCGCGACGCTCGTCCCGTGGGCCACCGCGCCGAACCGCCCCGACCGGGACCCGGCGCACGACCCCCTCAAGGACTGGGAGGCGTCGAGCCTGCTCGCGCAGGCGCGCGACATGGGGGACCGCATGATCGCCGGCCCGGCTCCGGACTACGCGCACGACGTCCTCGGCGCCGTCGACGCCGAGCAGCCCGACCTCGTCGTCACGTCCGTCTTCGCGTTCGGCGCGATGGTCGCGGCGCAGTCGCGCGGGATCCCGTTCGACGTCCTGATCCCCAACGTCTACGCCCTGCCCACCCCGGGCCGCACGCCGTTCGGGGCCGGGCTGAAGCCGGCGCGCGGCCCGTTCGGCCGGGTGCGCGACCGCGCGATGACGGGCCTCTCGACGCGCGTGTTCGACCGCTTCACGCGCGACCGGCTCAACGCCCTGCGCGCCGACCTCGGCCTCGACCCGCTCGCGCGCTCGTGGGAGCAGATGAGCGCCGCGAGGCGCCAGCTCGTCATGACGAGCCCGGCGTTCGACCTCCCCGGCCCGCTCCCGGCGAACGCCCGGTACGTGGGGCCCGTGCTCGACGACCCAGCGTGGGCCGACGACGTCCCGTGGGCCGCGCCCCCGGGCGACGACCCGCTCGTCCTCGTCGCGCTGTCGTCCACGTTCCAGGACCAGGCCGCGCTCCTGCGGCGGATCGTCGCGGCGCTCGCGACGCTGCCCGTGCGTGGCGTCGTCACGACCGGCCAGGGGCTCGCGCCCGACGCGGTACCGGGCGCGGCGAACGTCACCGTGGTCGCGTCCGCTCCCCACCACGTCGTGCTGCGCGACGCCGCGCTCGTCGTCACGCACGGCGGGCACGGCACGCTCCTCAAGGCGTTCGCGGCGGGCTGCCCCGTCGTCGTGCTGCCGCACGGGCGCGACCAGGGCGACAACGCCGTGCGCGTCACGCTGCGCGGCGCGGGCGTCGCGCTCTCGCGGAAGGCGTCGGACGAGAAGGTCGCGCGCGCCGTCCGGCAGGTCCTCGACGACCCCGCGTACCGGCGCCGGGCCGCCGCGCTCGGCGACGCGGTCCGGCGCGACGCCGAGCACAGCACGCTCGTCGCCGAGCTCGAGGACCTCGCACCCTGA
- a CDS encoding alpha/beta hydrolase, producing the protein MTTSPDTIVLVHGFWMTPRSWEDWKSRYEAQGYRVLTPAYPGLEVEVESLNADPSPLVRLTAQAVVEHLEAVVKEVETPPIIIGHSAGGAFTQVLLDHGLGAAGVALNSAPTEGVRTIPLSQVRSTFPVLRSPANRHKAVPLTFEQFQYAFTNVGFTPEQARRVYERYAIPASGGILWNSVLANFQPGPQDIWVDYANAGRAPLLFLSGEEDHIMPPSVQRSNAAKYHGEGTVTEHETYPGKAHLMTSQEGWEEIADHALEWALAHARPAQG; encoded by the coding sequence ATGACCACCTCTCCCGACACCATCGTCCTGGTCCACGGCTTCTGGATGACCCCCCGCAGCTGGGAGGACTGGAAGAGCCGCTACGAGGCGCAGGGGTACCGCGTCCTCACCCCGGCGTACCCCGGCCTGGAGGTCGAGGTCGAGTCGCTCAACGCCGACCCGTCGCCGCTCGTCCGGCTCACCGCGCAGGCCGTCGTCGAGCACCTGGAGGCTGTCGTCAAGGAGGTCGAGACGCCGCCGATCATCATCGGCCACTCGGCGGGCGGCGCGTTCACCCAGGTGCTGCTCGACCACGGCCTCGGCGCCGCGGGCGTCGCGCTCAACTCGGCGCCGACCGAGGGCGTGCGGACCATCCCGCTCTCCCAGGTCCGCTCGACGTTCCCGGTGCTGCGCTCGCCCGCCAACCGCCACAAGGCCGTGCCCCTCACGTTCGAGCAGTTCCAGTACGCGTTCACGAACGTCGGGTTCACGCCCGAGCAGGCGCGCCGCGTCTACGAGCGGTACGCGATCCCCGCGTCCGGCGGCATCCTGTGGAACAGCGTCCTGGCGAACTTCCAGCCCGGGCCGCAGGACATCTGGGTCGACTACGCGAACGCCGGTCGTGCGCCGCTGCTGTTCCTCTCCGGCGAGGAGGACCACATCATGCCGCCGTCGGTGCAGCGGTCGAACGCCGCGAAGTACCACGGCGAGGGCACGGTGACGGAGCACGAGACCTACCCCGGGAAGGCCCATCTCATGACGTCGCAGGAGGGCTGGGAGGAGATCGCCGACCACGCGCTCGAGTGGGCGCTGGCCCACGCGCGCCCCGCCCAGGGCTGA
- a CDS encoding RidA family protein produces the protein MEREAINPVEWSKGLGFDQAVLVSGQTRTLYCSGQTAMSHEGRPQHDGDLAAQLTLSLDNLESVLAEARMTLADVVRLNVYTTDVDALFQHYGVLAARLGAARVAPATTMLGVTRLAVSGQLVELEATAVA, from the coding sequence CTGGAACGAGAGGCGATCAACCCCGTGGAGTGGTCGAAGGGCCTGGGGTTCGACCAGGCGGTGCTGGTCTCCGGGCAGACCCGGACCCTGTACTGCTCCGGGCAGACGGCGATGTCGCACGAGGGTCGTCCCCAGCACGACGGGGATCTCGCCGCGCAGCTCACCCTGAGCCTGGACAACCTGGAGTCGGTGCTGGCGGAGGCGCGCATGACGCTCGCGGACGTCGTCCGGTTGAACGTCTACACGACGGACGTCGACGCGCTCTTCCAGCACTACGGGGTGCTCGCCGCACGGCTCGGGGCCGCGCGCGTGGCCCCGGCGACGACGATGCTCGGGGTGACCCGCCTGGCGGTCTCCGGACAGCTCGTCGAGCTCGAGGCGACCGCCGTCGCCTGA
- a CDS encoding permease prefix domain 1-containing protein yields the protein MGAATAPTDGASPGPHAALEAQIDQWRGYVRRREAISASDVDEMEDHLRERVEDLRATGLDDDEAFLVAVKRMGTLDDLSREFAQEHSERLWKQLVLVGEQPGRTRSWRELAVVLGLAVAAGVAVKVATAVLDEMTVALNVGLLVLPFLTAYLAWKRQVTARIVGALAVPFVVLGVVLNVYPFEPTGSTLVLAALAAPVTLWAVVGLAYVGGRWRSDARRMDFARFTGELAVYYTLLALGGGVLLGLTAGVFSLADVDLEPYLEDWILPLCVPAALIVAAWLVEAKQNVVENIAPVLTRVFTPLTLVMLLAVFVVLATAGNLAAVDRELLILMDAILVLVLCLLLYSVSARDPLAPRSFFDGLQVVLVVAALAVDAVALTAMLTRIAEFGVSPNKAAALGLNLLLLVHLVWSAVLATAFLRGRRPFADLVAWQTRFLPVYAAWAAIVAVVFPPVFGFV from the coding sequence ATGGGCGCCGCGACCGCGCCGACCGACGGGGCGAGCCCCGGCCCGCACGCCGCGCTCGAGGCCCAGATCGACCAGTGGCGCGGGTACGTCCGTCGCCGTGAGGCCATCTCCGCGTCGGACGTCGACGAGATGGAGGACCACCTGCGCGAGCGGGTCGAGGACCTGCGCGCGACCGGTCTCGACGACGACGAGGCGTTCCTCGTCGCGGTGAAGCGCATGGGCACGCTCGACGACCTGTCGCGCGAGTTCGCGCAGGAGCACTCCGAGCGGCTGTGGAAGCAGCTCGTCCTCGTCGGCGAGCAGCCCGGCCGCACGCGGTCGTGGCGCGAGCTCGCGGTCGTGCTCGGGCTCGCCGTCGCGGCGGGCGTCGCGGTCAAGGTCGCGACGGCGGTCCTCGACGAGATGACGGTCGCGCTCAACGTCGGGCTCCTCGTCCTGCCGTTCCTCACGGCCTACCTCGCGTGGAAGCGACAGGTCACCGCGCGGATCGTCGGGGCGCTCGCCGTGCCGTTCGTGGTGCTCGGCGTCGTGCTCAACGTGTACCCGTTCGAGCCCACGGGCTCGACCCTGGTGCTCGCGGCGCTCGCCGCGCCCGTGACGCTGTGGGCCGTCGTCGGGCTCGCGTACGTCGGGGGCCGCTGGCGCTCGGACGCGCGCCGCATGGACTTCGCGCGCTTCACCGGCGAGCTCGCCGTGTACTACACGCTGCTCGCGCTCGGCGGCGGCGTCCTGCTCGGCCTCACCGCGGGCGTCTTCTCCCTCGCCGACGTCGACCTCGAGCCCTACCTCGAGGACTGGATCCTGCCGCTGTGCGTCCCGGCGGCGCTGATCGTCGCCGCGTGGCTCGTCGAGGCCAAGCAGAACGTCGTCGAGAACATCGCGCCCGTCCTCACGCGCGTCTTCACGCCGCTGACGCTCGTCATGCTGCTCGCCGTGTTCGTCGTCCTCGCGACCGCGGGGAACCTCGCGGCCGTCGACCGCGAGCTGCTCATCCTCATGGACGCGATCCTCGTGCTCGTCCTGTGCCTGCTGCTGTACTCCGTCTCGGCGCGCGACCCGCTCGCGCCGCGGTCGTTCTTCGACGGGCTCCAGGTCGTCCTCGTCGTCGCGGCGCTCGCGGTCGACGCCGTCGCGCTCACCGCGATGCTCACGCGCATCGCGGAGTTCGGCGTCAGCCCCAACAAGGCCGCCGCGCTCGGGCTCAACCTGCTCCTGCTCGTGCACCTCGTGTGGTCCGCCGTCCTCGCGACGGCGTTCCTGCGCGGGCGACGACCGTTCGCCGACCTCGTGGCGTGGCAGACCCGGTTCCTGCCGGTGTACGCCGCGTGGGCGGCGATCGTCGCCGTCGTGTTCCCTCCGGTCTTCGGGTTCGTCTGA